One Roseimaritima multifibrata DNA window includes the following coding sequences:
- a CDS encoding DUF58 domain-containing protein yields the protein MADRNATPISNLPAPPGRPNASVASADGVNEVSEESQGGVGWLGWAAGFALLVLLGMLFGAALWLYAALAALGMLLLNRYLAYTWSQSVVAVRATGKLEVETGATVPVEIEVRNRGRLPIAWLLAEDLVPRSAIVSHGGARSRHGALEIQGERLRVMLLKPGQTQFIRYSLKCHRRGYYQIGPLVLETGDLMGFHRRYRIGAVPQYLMVMPKVIPLSGFDVASRRPIGEVRIRERMMEDPSRLQGIRQWQQGDSLRQVHWAATARTGTLHSKIYEQTSVVGATLVVDLHEKTNPPQNEPMRSELAITMAASIASALYEMNQPVGLVSNGRDAVDRIRTSGWASDFRTRKIARQQAAMKAEDDRLRPVVIGAGRGPLGFQAIQRQLASLERTDGLTLAELLIEAESRIARDTSLLVIAQACDPASIVALVGLSRRGWAVSVILNVFDATEFANSAGPLISGGIAVMQLREMEQIPEVCRQVVLR from the coding sequence ATGGCTGATCGAAACGCGACGCCGATATCGAATCTGCCCGCTCCGCCGGGGAGGCCGAATGCTTCCGTGGCGTCGGCGGATGGGGTGAATGAAGTTAGCGAAGAGTCGCAAGGTGGCGTCGGCTGGCTGGGCTGGGCCGCAGGATTTGCTCTGTTAGTCTTGCTGGGGATGCTATTTGGAGCCGCACTTTGGTTGTATGCCGCCCTCGCTGCCCTCGGGATGTTGCTGTTGAACCGATACCTGGCTTATACCTGGAGCCAATCGGTGGTCGCGGTCCGAGCTACCGGTAAGCTTGAAGTCGAAACCGGAGCGACAGTCCCTGTGGAGATTGAAGTCCGCAATAGGGGGCGGTTGCCGATCGCTTGGCTGTTGGCCGAAGACCTTGTGCCGCGGAGTGCGATTGTGTCCCACGGCGGAGCACGGTCGCGGCATGGGGCTTTGGAAATTCAGGGCGAACGCCTGCGGGTGATGCTGCTGAAACCTGGTCAAACCCAGTTCATTCGCTACTCCCTCAAGTGTCATCGGCGCGGGTATTATCAGATCGGCCCACTGGTGTTGGAAACCGGGGACCTGATGGGCTTTCATCGGCGATACCGGATCGGCGCGGTTCCCCAATACCTGATGGTTATGCCTAAAGTGATCCCGCTGAGCGGTTTTGATGTGGCATCGCGAAGGCCAATCGGTGAGGTTCGAATAAGAGAACGGATGATGGAGGACCCCTCGCGTTTGCAGGGGATCCGGCAATGGCAGCAGGGCGATTCACTCCGTCAGGTGCACTGGGCGGCAACGGCAAGGACGGGGACGCTGCACAGCAAAATCTACGAACAGACTTCCGTCGTAGGAGCAACGCTGGTCGTCGATTTGCATGAAAAGACCAATCCTCCGCAGAATGAACCGATGCGTTCGGAGTTGGCGATCACCATGGCCGCTTCGATCGCGTCGGCTTTGTATGAAATGAACCAGCCCGTCGGTTTGGTAAGCAACGGTCGCGACGCAGTCGATCGGATTCGGACCTCGGGCTGGGCCTCCGATTTTAGGACTCGAAAAATTGCTCGACAGCAAGCCGCGATGAAAGCGGAAGATGATCGGCTCCGCCCCGTCGTGATTGGGGCCGGTCGTGGGCCGCTTGGTTTTCAAGCGATTCAGCGGCAGCTAGCAAGTCTGGAGCGGACGGACGGGCTGACGCTTGCGGAATTGCTGATTGAAGCGGAGTCTAGAATTGCTCGAGATACCTCATTGTTGGTCATTGCACAGGCCTGCGATCCCGCTTCGATTGTCGCCCTGGTCGGATTATCTCGAAGGGGCTGGGCGGTTAGTGTTATCTTAAATGTGTTCGATGCGACCGAATTTGCGAACTCGGCCGGTCCCCTGATTTCCGGGGGGATCGCGGTCATGCAGTTGCGTGAAATGGAGCAGATTCCAGAGGTTTGTCGGCAAGTAGTTTTACGCTAG
- a CDS encoding alpha/beta hydrolase family protein, producing the protein MRRIHCHLATSLAIVTCLLGLKATPAAGESPWETIKPYFSVPAEYAGEFGDYRSPLIFSDGSKVENAEDWQRRRTEILQTWTEHLGDWPPFLDAPHYEILESKSFASHDQHKIEFEWLPGVTTTAYLLVPKTPGPHPAVVTVYYEPETAIGLGKEDRDFAVQLVKRGFVTLSLGTARTTNNKTYSLYYPSIEKAEIEPLSTLAYAAANAWYLLASRDDVDSERIGIVGHSYGGKWAMFASCLFDRFACAAWSDPGIVFDESRNSINYWEPWYLGYHPKPWRKRGLITPENPAHGTYLELVAEGRDLHELHALMAPRPFLVSGGAEDPAKRWVPLNHSIQVNELLDATDRVAMSNRPDHSPNPESNEVIYSFFEHFLSPQKVAK; encoded by the coding sequence ATGCGCCGCATCCACTGCCACCTAGCAACCTCCCTTGCAATCGTGACCTGCCTCCTCGGCTTGAAGGCAACTCCAGCCGCGGGAGAATCTCCCTGGGAAACGATAAAACCTTACTTTTCGGTTCCCGCTGAATATGCCGGAGAGTTCGGTGACTATCGATCTCCACTGATCTTTTCTGACGGCAGTAAAGTCGAAAATGCCGAGGACTGGCAACGACGCCGCACCGAGATCCTGCAGACCTGGACCGAACATCTGGGCGACTGGCCTCCGTTTCTTGACGCTCCCCATTATGAAATTTTGGAATCAAAGTCCTTCGCGTCCCACGACCAACACAAAATTGAATTTGAATGGTTGCCGGGCGTCACAACGACTGCCTACTTGCTGGTTCCTAAAACACCGGGGCCTCATCCGGCCGTCGTTACGGTTTACTACGAACCGGAAACCGCGATCGGACTGGGCAAGGAAGATCGCGACTTTGCCGTCCAGTTAGTCAAACGAGGGTTTGTGACCCTTTCACTGGGAACCGCCCGGACCACAAATAATAAAACCTATTCGTTGTATTATCCCAGCATCGAAAAGGCTGAAATCGAACCCCTTTCCACACTCGCTTATGCAGCCGCCAATGCCTGGTATCTGCTCGCTTCACGCGACGATGTGGATTCCGAGCGTATCGGTATCGTCGGACATTCGTACGGCGGGAAATGGGCGATGTTCGCATCCTGCTTGTTCGACCGCTTTGCTTGTGCGGCTTGGTCCGATCCCGGAATCGTCTTCGATGAATCTCGCAACAGCATCAACTACTGGGAACCTTGGTACCTCGGCTACCATCCCAAACCGTGGCGCAAACGCGGATTGATCACCCCCGAAAACCCTGCTCACGGAACCTACCTTGAACTGGTCGCAGAAGGCCGAGACCTACACGAACTGCATGCCTTGATGGCTCCCAGGCCCTTTCTTGTTTCAGGAGGCGCTGAGGATCCGGCCAAGCGTTGGGTACCGCTAAACCATTCGATTCAAGTGAACGAACTTCTGGACGCAACCGATCGCGTCGCGATGAGCAACCGTCCCGACCATTCGCCCAACCCCGAATCGAACGAGGTGATCTACTCCTTTTTCGAGCATTTCTTGTCTCCTCAAAAAGTCGCTAAATAG
- a CDS encoding carboxy terminal-processing peptidase, translating to MPLPAGRFGFRILLVALAVLTTVGAMPRFAAADEPAPTENDRRVSIIVSTLLPRRHLSRRELDDSASQRALGLFIKALDPLKLYFYQSDFDEFSAYQTTLDDSVKKGDLTTTYKIFNRFLERVDERVAVVDKLLSEPFDFSRQEMLVTDPDAARYPLNADEATDRWRKQLKYNLLDLKDEGKEGEEAIEQLRRRYQRYARRWHQTESDDVLELFLTSITSSYDPHTTYMSPSSLDDFEMLMRLSLDGIGAALREKDGYTVVTNVIPGGAADKHGKLKEDDYVVSVGQGKEGEGEMVDIVEMPLKQVVQMIRGAAGTTVRLGVKPGGVGDVLTYEIVRAKVQLEDSAARGQVIEHEMEEGGKKMKIGYINLPSFYMDMEAARQNRPDYRSSTRDVRRLLDGFRDENVECVVLDLSKNGGGSLTEAISLTGLFIDQGTVVQVKNSDGSVDQYDDEEAGVAWDGPLVVMTSQFSASASEILAGAIKDYRRGLIVGDEKTHGKGTVQTLMDLARELLGTNRENFGALKVTLQQFYLPDGDSTQKAGVAADVILPSLTTHMDVGEDDLEYALEHDRVPRSNHRIYNMVPADVLGQVRAQSADRIAKNEEFTKLQRQIDSYRKQKDEQFISLDEEQFFARRKELNADKEDIEAEVEQQSPDDEVFTKTYYNDEVLNIAQDYATDLQRQNLASAK from the coding sequence ATGCCTCTCCCCGCCGGACGTTTCGGTTTCCGAATACTTTTAGTGGCATTGGCGGTCTTAACGACCGTCGGTGCGATGCCACGCTTTGCAGCGGCCGATGAGCCTGCTCCAACCGAAAACGATCGCCGCGTTTCTATCATCGTTTCGACGCTTCTACCACGTCGACACCTCTCGCGCCGAGAGTTAGATGACAGTGCCAGCCAACGTGCTTTGGGGCTTTTCATTAAAGCCTTGGACCCCTTGAAGCTGTATTTTTATCAGTCGGACTTCGACGAATTTTCCGCCTATCAGACGACTTTGGATGATTCCGTCAAAAAAGGTGATTTGACCACCACCTACAAAATTTTCAATCGCTTTCTTGAGCGAGTCGATGAACGTGTCGCCGTTGTCGACAAATTGTTGAGCGAACCTTTTGACTTTTCCCGTCAAGAAATGCTGGTCACCGACCCGGATGCCGCACGTTACCCACTGAACGCCGATGAAGCGACCGACCGTTGGCGTAAGCAGCTGAAATACAACCTGCTGGATCTGAAGGATGAAGGCAAAGAGGGTGAAGAAGCGATCGAACAGTTGCGCCGCCGCTATCAGCGTTACGCGCGACGTTGGCATCAGACCGAATCGGATGATGTCCTGGAATTGTTTCTGACTTCGATCACTAGTTCGTACGATCCACACACGACCTACATGTCGCCTAGCTCCCTAGACGATTTTGAAATGCTGATGCGGTTAAGCCTGGATGGTATCGGGGCTGCTCTGCGTGAAAAAGATGGCTACACCGTGGTCACGAATGTGATTCCTGGTGGAGCCGCCGACAAGCACGGCAAACTGAAAGAAGACGATTACGTCGTCAGTGTGGGCCAGGGCAAAGAAGGCGAAGGCGAGATGGTCGACATTGTTGAAATGCCGCTGAAGCAAGTCGTTCAGATGATTCGTGGTGCCGCTGGTACCACGGTTCGCTTAGGTGTGAAACCAGGTGGCGTCGGCGACGTGCTGACCTACGAAATTGTTCGTGCCAAGGTTCAGTTAGAAGACAGTGCCGCTAGAGGCCAGGTCATCGAGCACGAAATGGAAGAGGGAGGTAAGAAAATGAAAATTGGCTATATCAACCTCCCCAGTTTCTATATGGACATGGAAGCGGCTCGTCAGAATCGTCCTGATTACCGCAGTAGCACACGTGACGTCCGCCGCTTGCTAGATGGCTTCCGTGACGAAAACGTCGAATGTGTGGTTCTGGATTTGAGCAAAAATGGTGGCGGTAGTTTGACCGAAGCGATCAGCCTGACCGGGTTGTTTATCGATCAGGGAACCGTTGTCCAAGTCAAAAATTCCGATGGAAGCGTCGATCAGTATGACGACGAAGAAGCGGGCGTCGCTTGGGATGGACCTCTGGTTGTGATGACCAGTCAGTTCAGTGCCAGTGCGAGTGAAATTTTGGCTGGTGCGATCAAAGATTACCGCCGTGGACTAATTGTCGGTGACGAAAAAACCCACGGCAAAGGGACCGTTCAAACGTTGATGGACCTAGCTCGTGAATTGCTAGGAACCAATCGTGAGAACTTTGGTGCCTTGAAGGTGACGTTGCAGCAGTTCTATCTTCCCGATGGAGATAGTACACAGAAGGCTGGAGTCGCTGCCGACGTGATTCTGCCATCGCTGACCACTCATATGGATGTTGGCGAAGATGACCTTGAATACGCACTTGAACATGACCGAGTCCCCCGATCGAACCATCGTATCTACAACATGGTTCCCGCAGATGTCTTGGGACAAGTGCGAGCCCAATCGGCTGATCGTATCGCCAAGAACGAAGAGTTCACAAAACTCCAGAGACAAATCGATTCCTATCGCAAACAAAAAGACGAGCAGTTTATCTCGTTGGACGAGGAGCAATTCTTCGCCCGACGTAAAGAACTGAATGCCGATAAGGAAGACATCGAAGCCGAAGTGGAACAGCAGTCTCCTGATGATGAGGTTTTCACCAAGACGTATTACAACGACGAAGTGCTAAACATCGCACAAGACTACGCGACGGACCTACAGCGACAGAACCTGGCTAGCGCCAAGTAG
- a CDS encoding SGNH/GDSL hydrolase family protein — protein sequence MHTKYFLAGLLTVCSTLHAAPPADAEKKADTLLPKVVLVGDSIRLSYAPKVAKQLEGQVQIISAAANGQDSRNVLKNLPAWVLNKQPAIVHFNCGIHDIKKTIADGSFQVSPDQYEKNLREIVKQIRENTEAIVIFATTTPLHDQRASDYRKGRDYELLNASIQQYNAIALKVMKELEVPVNDLNAAIATPADGQSTDDLIASDGVHMTAAAQKVLANQVSETIRQYLK from the coding sequence ATGCACACGAAATACTTTCTCGCCGGCCTGTTGACGGTTTGCTCGACACTGCACGCAGCTCCGCCAGCGGACGCTGAAAAAAAAGCTGACACACTCCTCCCTAAAGTGGTCTTAGTGGGCGATTCAATCCGCCTTAGTTATGCTCCGAAAGTTGCCAAGCAACTGGAGGGACAAGTACAAATCATCAGTGCTGCGGCAAACGGTCAGGACAGCCGCAACGTGCTGAAAAACTTGCCAGCGTGGGTACTCAACAAGCAACCTGCCATCGTCCATTTCAACTGCGGCATTCATGACATTAAAAAGACGATCGCCGACGGTTCTTTCCAGGTCTCACCCGATCAGTATGAAAAAAACCTCCGCGAGATTGTCAAGCAAATCCGAGAGAACACCGAAGCGATCGTAATCTTCGCGACAACCACCCCGCTGCATGACCAGCGAGCGAGCGACTACCGAAAAGGGCGAGATTACGAACTGCTAAACGCAAGCATCCAGCAATACAACGCAATCGCCTTGAAGGTGATGAAAGAGCTGGAAGTCCCAGTAAACGACCTGAACGCGGCCATCGCCACACCAGCAGACGGTCAGTCAACCGACGACCTAATCGCGTCCGACGGAGTCCACATGACCGCCGCCGCACAAAAAGTACTGGCAAACCAAGTATCAGAAACCATCCGTCAGTACTTGAAGTAA
- a CDS encoding AAA family ATPase, with the protein MNSKPETKTIDVAELTRRVVSNVEHAIVGKRKQLVLSMVAWLADGHLLLEDVPGVAKTMLARALAKSLGCRFKRVQCTPDLLPSDITGTSIFNQKTSDFEFRAGPIFSQILLADEINRATPRTQAALLEAMAEGRVTVDGTTHVLRKPFLVIATQNPVDHEGTFPLPEAQLDRFMMRFSLGYPSTDEELRMLELLQFQHPVDGLKSVANAEELIAAQRAIRNVHVDLKIRQYALQIVQDTRGHKDLALGASPRATIALFRCAQAMAAIRGRQYVEPDDVKRIVAPVLNHRVIVRPESRLRKITAEQIVEDILAEIAVPTISAE; encoded by the coding sequence ATGAATTCCAAGCCTGAAACCAAAACCATCGATGTTGCGGAATTGACACGACGTGTTGTAAGCAATGTCGAACATGCCATCGTCGGGAAACGGAAGCAGTTGGTCCTGTCGATGGTCGCATGGCTGGCCGATGGGCATTTGCTTCTCGAAGACGTTCCAGGCGTGGCAAAGACGATGCTGGCGCGTGCTTTGGCTAAAAGCCTTGGCTGCCGGTTCAAACGGGTGCAGTGCACGCCCGACTTGCTGCCAAGCGATATCACGGGAACTTCGATCTTCAACCAGAAGACCAGCGATTTTGAATTCCGAGCCGGGCCGATCTTCTCTCAGATTCTGCTGGCGGATGAAATCAATCGTGCGACTCCACGGACCCAGGCCGCGTTGCTGGAAGCGATGGCCGAAGGGCGGGTGACCGTCGACGGGACCACACACGTGCTGCGAAAGCCCTTTCTGGTGATCGCGACCCAAAACCCGGTCGATCACGAAGGGACGTTTCCCCTGCCGGAAGCCCAGCTTGACCGGTTCATGATGCGATTCAGTCTTGGCTATCCCTCCACCGATGAAGAACTCCGGATGCTGGAATTGCTGCAGTTTCAGCATCCCGTGGATGGATTGAAATCGGTGGCCAACGCCGAAGAGCTGATCGCTGCCCAGCGAGCCATCCGCAATGTGCATGTCGACCTTAAAATTCGTCAGTACGCGCTGCAAATCGTGCAGGATACTCGAGGCCATAAGGACCTTGCATTGGGGGCCAGTCCGCGAGCGACGATCGCGCTGTTTCGCTGTGCTCAAGCGATGGCAGCCATTCGAGGCCGGCAGTATGTCGAGCCGGATGACGTGAAACGGATCGTTGCCCCCGTTCTAAATCATCGCGTGATCGTCCGACCGGAAAGTCGCCTGAGGAAAATCACTGCAGAGCAGATCGTTGAAGATATTTTGGCGGAAATTGCGGTTCCTACCATTTCGGCAGAATAG
- a CDS encoding DUF481 domain-containing protein, with product MVSFSRQGHRLMSPPLFFLFSGIFLLLQTSANAQMSWFGSPEDAAAPPVTQVDFAQLGLTGDAESLPAPASPSPTPLPFPGGLPAGMFPGGDQPAGSGVSLNGPSSEVTVTPEPLPLQESTASWYSYPWLWVSDGWTNTAEFGLNGSEGNTNTLSIQTGADLKRETDTYTFAIDFDYFRTKTGGVVTQDNGRVNFDYDRILGDSSWSAFGKLGLEWNEFRPFDLRVNLNGGLGYYWVRDDISTIVTRFGAGGSREIGAPDDSWVPEALFGVEAEHQLTAQQKLKAKLDYFPDWSEFSNYRLVSDIAWEILLDDSENLSLKLAATNRYDSTPQGALPRDLSYSALLLYKF from the coding sequence ATGGTATCCTTTTCTAGACAGGGGCATCGCCTGATGTCGCCCCCCCTTTTCTTTCTGTTTTCGGGCATTTTCCTGCTTCTCCAAACCTCTGCCAATGCTCAGATGAGCTGGTTTGGCAGTCCGGAAGATGCAGCGGCCCCACCTGTCACGCAGGTCGATTTTGCTCAATTGGGGCTGACGGGCGACGCGGAGTCCCTTCCGGCTCCCGCTTCACCATCGCCAACGCCTCTTCCCTTTCCCGGTGGTTTACCGGCAGGCATGTTCCCCGGAGGCGACCAGCCAGCCGGTTCGGGTGTGTCGCTGAACGGGCCATCCTCGGAGGTGACCGTTACCCCAGAACCACTGCCCCTGCAAGAATCAACCGCCTCCTGGTACAGCTACCCTTGGCTCTGGGTTTCCGACGGTTGGACCAACACCGCTGAATTTGGATTGAATGGAAGCGAAGGCAACACCAACACGCTCAGCATCCAAACCGGCGCCGATCTGAAACGCGAAACCGATACCTACACGTTTGCAATCGATTTTGACTACTTTCGCACAAAGACCGGCGGAGTTGTTACGCAGGATAACGGACGCGTCAATTTCGATTACGACCGAATCCTCGGCGACAGCAGCTGGTCGGCTTTTGGCAAACTTGGTTTGGAATGGAATGAATTCCGACCGTTTGACTTGCGAGTCAACCTGAACGGTGGTCTTGGGTATTACTGGGTACGCGACGACATATCAACCATCGTGACCCGTTTCGGTGCCGGGGGTTCACGTGAGATCGGAGCCCCGGATGATTCGTGGGTACCGGAAGCCCTGTTTGGTGTCGAAGCCGAACATCAGCTGACCGCTCAACAAAAATTAAAAGCCAAACTCGATTACTTTCCCGACTGGTCCGAGTTTTCCAACTACCGACTTGTCAGTGACATCGCCTGGGAAATCCTCCTGGACGACAGCGAAAATCTAAGCCTAAAGCTGGCGGCAACCAACCGCTACGACAGCACCCCGCAAGGAGCGCTCCCACGTGACCTCTCCTATTCAGCGTTGCTGCTGTACAAATTTTAG